The DNA window TCACCACCGCACTCCTCGACAACCAGACGGCACTCAACCAGCACGAAGCCCGCCGGCTCGAACTGATCCGCGAGGCCGACTCCCGGAACCTTGGTGTCACGGCTGGTGCGGCGAACACCGCGCAGTGGGTTGCCGGCGTCCTTCGTGTTCCTACGGCTGAGGCCGGGGCGATGGTGAAGCTGGCCTCTCATCTCGACGCGGAGTTGCCTGCCACCGCGCAAGCGTTGGCTAGCGGCGAGATTTCTGTTCCGCACGCACGAGTGATCTCCCGGGTCGTGACGATGCTGCCCTCCCACATCGCCACCCCGGAGCTCCGCTCCGAGGTGGAGGCGACCCTGCTGAAGAATGCCGCCGCCTTCGACCCCAAAGTCTTGTCGAAGGTCGGGAACAGGCTCTTGGAGACCGTCGCTCCCGATCTTGCTGACCAGGTCCTGGAACTGAAGCTCAAACAGGAAGAGGCCAGCGCCGAACGGGACCGGTTCCTGCGTATGTCCTTCGACGCCACGTCGGGGACGTGGCGGGTCACCGCCCGGCTCCCGAAGGTGGTCGGGGAACGCCTCAAGCTGGTTCTCGACCCGCTGGCCGCGCCGCAGCCTGGACCCGACGGGCGTGACACCCGGTTCCCCGAGCAGCGCAATGTGGATGCTTTGGATGAGGCCTGCCGGCGGTTGTTGGCTGAGCGGTTGGTGCCGTCCCATGGTGGGAACCCGACCCAGCTGGTGGTGACCGTCACTCAGACTGGTGGGCGGACCCTGCACACCGGGATCGAACTCTCGCGGAAGATCGTCGACCAGCTGATGTGTGAAGCCGACCGCACGTTCCTGGTGAAGCCCGAGGACCAGCCCGGCAGAGTCAGCATCCTCACCGATGCCCAGCAACGACTCTTCCAAGGCAAACTCCGCCGGTTGCTCGAGCTTCGCGATGGTGGGTGTGCGTTCCCCGGCTGTGACCGGCCGCCCGGCTGGTGTCACGCCCACCACGTCACTCCGTGGAGCAAGGGTGGATCCACCACTCGGGACAACGGGGTTCTGCTCTGCGGGTATCACCACCGGTTAATCCACCAAGGTGCGTGGCAAGTCCGCATCGCACTCGACGGCTTACCCGAGTTCTTACCCCCCGACTGGATCGACCCCCACCAACGACCACTCCGCAACCACCGCCTCACCCCGGCCGCCTAGCGGCGGCCGGGCGGGTGATCGTGCGCGGACGGCACGTTCAGTCCAGGACTGCGGTGGCTTCGACCTCGACCATGAGGTCGGGCTCACCCAAGCCGACGACGCTCAGCAGGGTGATGGGCTTGATCGGGTCCACACCCAGCTTGGCTGCCGCGCGGGCTACGCCTTCGCCGAGTTGCGGATACTTGTCGGGCGTCCAGTCGACGACGTAGATCGTCAGCTTCGCCACGTCGTTGAACGAGCCGCCGACCTCGGCCAACGCTGTGCCGATGTTGAGGTAGGCCTGCTCGACCTGTGCGGCGAAGTCTCCTTCGCCGACCTTGTTCCCCTCCGCGTCGCGGGCGACCTGCCCGGCGAGGAACACCAGCTTGGAGCCGGTCGCGATGGACAGCTGCCGGTAGACGTCGGGCTTGGGCAGTCCGTTCGGGTTCACCAGTGTGATGGTCATGGCGTAAACATAGCACTGCTATGTATAGTGCTGCTATGGCAAGGACGAAAGATCTTGGGATTCGCACCCAGCTGGTCGAGCGAGCCGGGCAGATGCTCCGCACGCGCGAGCCGATCACGCTCCGGTCGTTGGTGGCGGGTACGGGCGTGTCGACGATGGCGATCTACACGTACTTCGGCGGCATGGACGGCGTGTGGAGGGCACTCCGGCAGGAGGGTTTCACTCGCCTGGCTTCGCGATTGACAACGGTCCGGATGACTGCCGACCCGGTACGTGACCTCGCCGCGCTCGGTGCGGCCTATCTGGGCAACGCGCTGGACCATCCTGATCTCTACCGGGTCATGTTCGACGCCGCGTTCGAGCTGGAGGACGCCGCGGCGGCGGACGCCTCCTTGCAGGCGCTGGTGAAGGCGGCCGAACGAGCCAAGCAGGCTGGACGATTCCGCGCCGACGTCGACGCGCAGGAACTGGCGACGCAGTGCTGGACGATCGGCCACGGGCTGGCCTCGCTGGTCGCGGTCGGACCCCTGCCACGCACGACGCTCGCGCACGGAGTTCCCCTGCTCACCGCGCTTTTCGTCAGTGCGGGCGACGATCCGGACAGCTGCCGCCAGTCCGTCGAACGGGGCTGGCGGCAGCTGCCCAAGGGCTAGAACCTGCGGACCGCCCAGTCCCGAACGGCGTTGTAGAACGCAGGACCGGAGAGCTGCAGGTTCAGCGAATGCCCGTTGTCCGCCACGACCACCGCCTCCCCGTCGTCCAGCCGTCGATGCGCGAACAGCCTGTCCTGCTTGGCCGGATGGATGTACTGGACTGGCTGTAGTACCCGCCCGGAACGAGGACCTGGACCGTACGCGGCGCCGCGCCGCCCGCGGGCCGGCAGAACGTTCCGCCGATCCGCTGGTCGGTCGGCTGCTCCGGCGCCATCGAGATCTCCTACTCGAAAACCGCGCGGTTCTCGGAGACGAACTGCTTGAAGGTCTTCGCGGGTCGGCCGGTGAGCCGTTCGATGGTGAAGTCGGGCGGCTGCGGGTAGTCGACGCCCATCGCGTCGTTGTCCAGCAGCCAGTCGGCGACGTACTCGTCCAGCCCGGCGGCGAGGTACGTCTGACGAGCCTCCTCCCGGCTGAGCTCGATGAACGGGATCTCCCGCCCGAGCACCTCGCCGATGACCCGGGTGGCATCGATCTTGGAGACCGTCTCCGACCCGATCAGCGGGTACTTCTCGCCGTCGTGTCCATCGGTCAGCAGCACCTTCGCCGCCACCGCGGCGATGTCGGCGATGTCCACCGGCGCGAAGGCCGCCTTGCCGTACGCGGCACGCACCTCGCCGGTGGTCTTGATCTGCTCGGCGTTGTCGAGCAGGTTCCACATGAACTGGCCGGCGCGCAGGAACGTCCAGCGCAAGCCCTCGCCCTCGGTGAGCACGGCGTGCTCGGTGGCGTAGTACGTCCACTCGCTCGGGTCGCCCTTGGCCTCCTCGTCGGCGTTCGTCGAGGACAGCGCGACGATCCGCTGGACGCCGGCCTGCTTGGCGAGCTGGACGACCTCCTTCGCGGTCGCCTGGTGTGGCGCGAGGTAGAGGGTGTCGACACCCTCGAGCGCCGCCGGCATCGTCGAGAGCTTCCCGATGAAGCCGGTCACGACCTCGAGGCCCTCGACGTTCTCGGGCAGCGCGGCCTTGGCCGGGTTGGTGGTGAGCGCCCTGACCACGACGCTCGGGTCGGGGCGGCGGGCGAGGAGCTCGTCGACCACGAGCCGGCCGACGTTGCCGGTGGCTCCGGTCACCAGAATCCGCACAGATACTCCTTCGAGTGGTGGGTGGGGTTGGTCGTACATCGTACCGTACGATGTACGGTACGGCCCAACTAGGATTCTCGGTGATGACGGAATACAGCGGAACAGGTGACCCGGCGCGGAGCATCGCGCTGCTCTGGCGGACGAGCGAGCGGACCAGCCGTAAGGGCAAGCCCGACCTGTCCGTCGACCGGATCGCCCAGGCGGCGATCGCCCTGGCCGACGCGCAAGGTCTGCCCGCCCTGTCGATGCGGCGCGTCGCCGAGCAGCTCGGCGTCGGCACGATGTCGCTCTACACGTACATCCCGGGCAAGGCCGAGCTGATCGACGTCATGCTCGACACGGTGTACGGCGAGACCGCGCGCCCGGAGTCGGTGGACGGTGGCTGGCGTGGGCGCCTGGAGCAGGTCGCGCGGGAGAACTGGGCGCTCACGATGCGGCATCCGTGGATGCTTCAGATCGTGACCGTACGGCCGGTGCTGGGGCCGCAGCAGACGGAGAAGTACGAGTACGAGCTGCAGGCTCTCGAGGGCATCGGGCTCACCGATGTGGAGATGGACGCCGCGCTGACCGTCGTGTTGGGGCACGTCAACACGTCCGCGCTCGGCGCCCTGTCCGCGACCGAGGTGATGAAGCGGACCGGGATGACCGACGACGAGTGGTGGACGCAGAGCGCGCCGTTGCTCGACCGCCTCATGCCGGCCGACAGCGAGGCCCGCTATCCCCTCGCCAGTCGCGTCGGCCAGGCCGCCGGCGGCTACGACCCCGAGCACACCTTCGAGTTCGGCCTCCGCGCGATCCTCGACGGCATCGAGGCTCTGGTCGGCACTCGCCAGTAGGGATCCGATGGGCACGGCGCTCACGAGGTGGGTCGCGCCGCGGGTACGCCTCGCCGTACGACTGGAGGCCCGCGGCCTCTTCGTCGAGGGCGGCTGGAGCGGCGGCTCGACCGCCCGGACCTCGGCCTCGGCCCGTGGCTTGACCCGGCAGAGCTCGCCGCTGCAGTCAGTGCCCCATTTATGCCGTTAATGCCACTAACCTCCTGGTTTGCTGACTACGTCGCGATCCACCGCTGACGCGCCACGGCCGAGATGTGACGCTGTTCACGTGTACTGCTGCCTGTACATCTGTATAGGATGCTGGGCATGAGTACAGAGGACCCGGATCTGACCGCACGGGCGCGGATCCGCAACGCGGCCCTCGCGGAGTACGCCGACCGAGGAAGCCGCGGCATGACGATCCGGGGAGTCGCCGAGAAGGCGGGCGTCTCCCCCGCACTCGTCCAACACCACTTCGGCACCAAGGAACGACTCCGCGAGGAGTGCGACGACCACGTGATGCGCTACATCCGCGGCGAGGTCACCTCGGGCATCGACGAGCGCAACATCGGTGATCCGCGGTACGTCGCCGCCGCGTACCAGAACGGTCCGCTCTACATGCGCTATCTGTCGCGCGCGCTCGTCGAGGGCTCGCCGGCGGCCGCGCGGACGTTCGACGAGATGGTCGACATCACCGAGCACTACCTGAAGGAACACTCGGGCCTGAAGGACGCCGACTTCCGCGCCCAGGCTGCCGTTTTCGTGGCGATGAAGCTCGGCATCGTCGTGCTGGGCAGCCACGTGTCGCGTGCGCTCGGCGGCGATCTGTACGACCTGAACGCGTCGGCTCGCGTAGGCCGCGCGGGTCTGGACATCATCGATCCGGAGTTCGTCGGCCGCGATATCGCCGACCTGGCTCGCTCCGGTCTCGACCGCTACGAACACGGGGACAACTCATGACCGCAGCCATCGAAATCTCCAAGCTGGTCAAGACATTCGGCCACACGCGCGCTCTCGACGGACTCGAGCTCGTGGTCCGGCAGGGCGAGGTGCACGGGTTCCTCGGGCCGAACGGCGCGGGGAAGACCACGACGATCCGCGTCCTCCTCGGCCTGATCAAGGCGAACGGTGGCTCCGCCAAGCTGCTCGGCGGCGACCCGTGGCAGGACGCGACCGAGCTGCATCGGCGGCTCGCGTACGTTCCTGGCGACGTCACGCTGTGGCCGACGCTCACCGGCGGCGAGGTCGTCGACCTGCTCGGCAAGCTCCGCGGCGGCATCGATCCGCAACGACGCAAGGAGCTCATCGACCGGTTCGAGCTCGACCCGCGCAAGAAGTGCCGCACGTACTCCAAGGGCAACCGGCAGAAGGTCGCGCTCGTCGCGGCGCTCGCGTCGAACGTCGAGCTGCTGATCCTGGACGAGCCGACCTCGGGGCTCGACCCGTTGATGGAGGCGGTGTTCAACGAGTGCGTGCAGGAGGAACGGCGCGCGCAGCGGACCGTGCTGCTGTCGAGCCACATCCTGTCCGAGGTCGAGACGCTGTGCGACCGGGTGAGCATCATCCGCTCCGGCCGAACGGTCGAGTCCGGGACGCTCTCGGAGCTGCGCCACTTGACCCGGACGACGATCACGGCCGAGGTGCGGGGCTCGATCGACGGGCTCGCCGAGATCCCCGGCGTGCACGAGCTCCGCATCGAGGGCGATCGCCTGGACTGCCAGACGGACTCGGCGGCGCTCGCTCCGGTACTGGCGAAGCTCGCGGCGGCCGGCGTCACTTCGATGACGTGTCACCCACCTACGTTGGAAGAGCTGTTCCTCCGCCACTACACCGACGCACCGGCCCTGGCAGGTGCGCGATGACCGGCACCGGAGCCCTTGTCAAGCTCATCTTGCGGCGGGACCGGATCATCTTGCCGGTCTGGATTCTGCTCACGGTCATGCTGCCGATCGGCGTCGCGAACAGCACCAGCGGCTTGTACCCGGACTCCGCGGCGATGCAGGACTTCGCCGACCAGGCGAACGGCAACCCGGCGCAGCTCGCGACCCGCGGCCTGATCTACGCCGCGAACGTCGGCGGCCTGACCGCGTGGACGGTCGGCGCGTCGGCGATGCTCATCGGCGGTCTGATCAGCCTGCTGCTCGTCATCCGGCACACCCGGGTCGAGGAGGAGAACGGGCGGCGCGAGTTGCTCGGCTCCACGGTCGTCGGTCGGCACGCTCCCCTGGCTGCCGCGTTGATCGTCGTCTTCGGTGCGAACCTCGTGATCGGCGTCCTTGCGGCGCTCGGATTGATCGGGGTCGGCCTGCCTGCCGCGGGGTCGTTCGTACTCGGCCTGTCGTTGGCGTTCGGCGGCATCATGTTCGCCGGTGCCGCGGCAATCACCACCCAGCTGTCGGCGAACGCAGCGACCTGCCGGGTGCTGACGTTCGCGGGTGGTGCGCTGTTCTTCGTCCTCCGCGGCGTGGGTGAGGTCGGCGGCCCCGCGACGTCGTGGCTGGCGTGGCTGTCGCCGTTCGGTTGGATCCGGTTGACCCGCGCGTACGCCGGCGACCACTGGCTGGTCTTCGGGCTGATGATCGCGCTGACCGCCGTGCTGGTCGCTGTCGGCTTCGTGCTGGAGTCGCGTCGCGATGTGGCGTCGGGATACTTCGCGGAGAAGCTCGGACCGGCGACGGGCGCGATGGCGAGCCCGTTCGCCCTTGCGTGGCGGCTCCATCGCAACGCGCTGGTGGGACGGAGCGTGGGGTTCTTGCTGCTGGGCTTGCTGCTCGGGTTCGCGGCGAAGGGGCTGGACGCGCAGCTGGACACGCCTCAGTTCCGGGCTTTCGCCGAGCAGATCGGTGGATCGGGGGTGAAGCTGTCGGAGGCGTTCTTCGCGTTCATGATCTACGTGCTGAGCCAGCTGATCACCGGCGTGGCCATCATCGCGGCGCTGCGGATGCGTACCGAGGAGGTGTCGGGACGCGCCGACCCGCTGCTGACCGCGCCGGTGTCGCGAGTGGCGTGGGCCGGGAGCCATCTGCTGATGGCCGTCGTGAGTCCGGCGATTGTCCTTCTGGCGTTGGGAATCGGCGGCGGGCTGTCGACCGGTGACCTGGGCCGAGTCGTGCTGGCGTCGGTCGCGTACCTGCCGGCGACGTGGGTGCTGGTCGGCATCGCGGTGGCGTTCTTCGGCCTGGCGCCGCGGATCGCGGTCGCGGTGACGTGGACCGCGCTGGGGCTGTTCCTCTTCGTCGACCTGCTGGCGGAGTTCCGGGTGATCTCGAACGCGACGTTCCTGTCGCCGTACGTTCCGGTGCCCGACGTCCTGGTGCCGAGCTCCGACTCGGGGCTGGGCCTGGTGTGGCTGACCGCGCTCGCCGTTGGACTGGTGGCGGTCGGGCTCGTCAGCTGGCGGCGTCGGGACGTTGGCTGAACATCCAGCGCTGCCCCTCGAGGTCGGCCGCGCGGTAGAGGACTCCATGACCGGAGTCCTCTACCGCGGACAGGATCGTGGCGCCGGCGGCCTTGGCGTTGTCGAAGTGCGCGTGGATGTCGTCGACCTGGAGGTAGACGCCGTTGATGATGTACGGGGTGTCCTGCCAGGAGCGTGCCCGCTCGCAGTTCTCGGCGTGGTGCTTGGGACTCTCGTACGCCCCGAGCCCGCTGGCCAGGAACACGACACCGTCGTCGCCGATGCTCAGCTCCGCGTGCCCGATGGAGCCGTCGTCGTTCTGGAGCCGGTAGCGCTCGTTGAAGCCGAACGCCTTGGTGAGGAAGTCGATCGCGGCCGCGCCGTCCTCGTACATGAGGAACGGAACGACGGTGGGAGTCGCGTACTCGGTCATGGGGTCAGCCTGCCAGTAGTTGCGTGATCTGGCAACTATTGCACCAAGATGACATGACCAGAGCTAGGCGGGGCAGTTGTCGAGAGTGAGGGACTCGGTGGTGGGGGCGACGTGGAGGCCGGGATCGGGACCGCCGAGCAGCGTGTAGAGGGTGGGGCCAACCGCGACGAGGCCGAGGCCGTGGCGGGGTGAGGGCATGGCGGCGAGGGTGCGCCACGTCGAGGTCGTCGGGTCGAAGGACTCCACCTGCGCGAACGTCCCTAGTCCGCCCTCGCCGCCCGCGGCGACGAGGTGGCCGGCGCAGGTCGCTGTGGCGGCGAGGCCGCCTCGGGCGGTGGGCAACGGGGGTTGGGACGTCCAGCGGCGGGTGGTCGGGTCGTACGACTCGAAGGCGGCCAGGCCGTCCGGGAACGCCGTCCGGCCACCCACGGCGTACAAACTGCCGCCGGCCGCGGCTCCGCCGAGATGCTCGCGGCGTGTGGGCGGGCCTGGCGCCGAGGACCAGCGGTCTGCGGCGACGTCGTAGACCACCATCTCCGCGGCCAACCCGCCCGGCCCGATCCCGCCGAACACGTACACCGAACCATCCAGCACGGCCGCCGCACCCGCGGCACGTCCCGATGGCAGCGGTGCGACGGTCTCCCACGACGACTCTGAGAGCCGGTACGCACCCGTGCTCGGCGAGTCGTCGTCCAGGTATCCCCCGAACACGAAGACCGTCCCGTCCACCGTGGCAGCCATCGCGTGGTTCACCGCCACCGGAAGGTCCGGCCCGGCGGTCCATTCTCCCGACTCCGTGGAGAAGACCTCGACGGTCGCGACCGTCGACCCACCAGCCACGAACCCGCCCGCCACCACGATCCGCTCACCCACCGCAGCCGCGGCCACCTCCGTCCGCGGCACCCGCGCCTCGGCCAACGTGTCCCAGTCCGAACGCGGCGACGAGCACCCCATCGCGCAGAGCAGGAGGATCACCAGGACGACGGGCACCCAGCCACTATGACGCCAGAGCCGCCGCCTCCGCCATCGCCAGCGGGTTCTGGTATTCGCGACAGAACACCAGCTCGCCGTCGCGTACGCGCAGCACCATCACGAACGGCGCCGCCAGCTCCCGTCCCGAAGGCAGGTGCGTGCCGACCAGCGTGTACTCCGCCACCACCACCTCGGGATCGGCCGTCTCGTGCACGACGACGTCGCGGAACTCGTCGAACCGCACCGGCAGGGCCTGGCGGCTCGGTGTCGCGAACGCCACGAACTCCGACCGCCCTTCGACTCGCGCCGGCCCGCCCGGCGCGAACGGCCACTCGATGACCACATCCTCGGCGAGGTCGTCGAAACCGATTGTCCCGGCCAGCGTGGCCTGCTGGAATCGGTCGAACACCTCTCGCGGCCCAAGCATCACTCGCAACTCCTTCGCTCAACGGTTGTAGAGCAGAAGGTAGCACGTCGGTCAACGGCTGTAGAGTGAGCTGGGTGACCACCAGAGCCGAACGGCGCGAACAGACCAGGCAACGGATCCTCGACGCGGCGCGGTCGCAGTTCGCCGAGGTCGGGTACGACCGCGCCACGGTCCGCGCGGTCGCCAAGCAGGCCGAGGTCGACCCGGCCCTCGTCATGCAGCACTTCGGCTCGAAGGACGAGCTCTTCAAGCAGGCCACCCAGATCCCCGAGCAAGACCTGCCCGACGATCCGGACGAGCTGGTCGAGCTCTGCCTCGACCTCGTCGGCGCCAAGCTCAGCGACGGTCAGCAGGACGCCGCGAACGCCTTGCTACGCTCGATGTTCACCCACCCCGACGCGACCGAAACTCTCCGCGACACCACGAACGCGCAGATCGCCAACTTCGCCAAGGTCGCGCGCGGCCGCAACGCCGAGCTGCGCGGCGCGATCCTGCTCAGCGCCCTGCTCGGCATCTCGATCGGCCGCAACCTGCTGAAGCTGAACGGCCTCGCCGACGCGAAGAGCGCAGAGCTGACGAAGGCGATCAGAGGAACGGTCGAGGGCCTCGTCAGCTCGCCGGGATCGCCAGCTCGAAGCGGCACCCCGGCCCGACGTTCCGCACGCTGACCGAGCCGTGGTGCGCCTCGGCGACGCCGCGGACGATCGCCAGCCCCAACCCCGCGCCGGTGTCCTCCCCCGGCGTGCGGGCGTCGGTCCCCCGCCACGCCACGTCGAACACCCGCGGCAGATCCGCCTCGGGGATGCCGCCACACGCGTCGGTGACCGCGAGGAACGCCTGCCCGTCGCGCGTCCCGGCCTCCACGACGACCGCGCCCGACGACGGGGTGTGCCGGATCGCGTTCCCGACCAGGTTCGACAGCGCGCGAACGAGCTCCCGCGCGTCGGCTCGCACGCCGTGCGGCACGGCTGCGGCCTGCCCGCTGAGCCGTACGCCCTTCGCCTCCGCCAACGGCGAGGCCGCCGCCAGGGCGTCGCTCACCAGGTCCGACAGCGACACCTCCTCCAGCGTCAGCTGCAGCGCCCCGGCGTGGATGCGGGACAGCTCGAACAGGTCGTCCACCATCCGCGCGAGCCGGTCCACCTCGACCCGGATCTGCCGGTGGAAGCGTGCCGGGTCCGGTGCGACGCCGTCCTCCAAGGCCTCTGCCATGGCCCGCAACCCGGCGAGCGGCGAACGCAGGTCGTGCGACACCCACGCGACGAGCTCGCGCCGCGAACTCTCCAACGCCCGTTCGCGTTCCCGCGCCTCCGCGAGCTTCTGGCTCGCCGCCTCCAGCTCCTTCGACAACGCCGCCAGCTCGGCCGTCGCCGGCGGGGGCGGCGGTACGTAGTGCCCGTCGGCGCCGAGCGTCCGCGCGCCCGCCGCGAGCGCCTGGCTCCCCCGCACTACCTGCCCGGCGAGCAGCAGCGCCAGCACCAGGCTCGCAATACCGGCGGCCACCGTCACGACGATCGTCACGTAGAAGTCGTGGTTGCTGAGGAACATCGCCTGCGCCGTACCGAGCAGCCCCGCGACGAACGCCAGGACGGCGACGACCGCGACGGCCACGAACGCCTGCCGCACCGACGTACGCCGCAGCACGCGGATCGCCAGCCAGCCAAGGATTCCGACGACAGCGCTGCACCCCGCGGCGATCGCGAAGATCGCGAGGATGTCCCTCACGACGCCGGCTCCATCGCGCCCCAGCGGTAGCCGACACCCCAGACCGTGAGCAGCCGCGTCGGTTCAGCGGGGTTGTCCTCGACCTTCTCCCGCAGCCGCCGTACGTGCACGGTGACCGTCGAGTGGTCGCCGAACGTCCAGCCCCACACGCGTTCCAGCAGTTCCGACCGGCTGAAAGCCTGCCCCGGATGCGCCAGCAGGAACGCGAGCAGGTCGAACTCTCGTACGGTCAGCGCCAACTCCTCGCCGCGAAGGGTCGCGCGGTGCGCACGTACGTCCAGCTCGAGCTCGCCGTCGCGGAGGATGATCTCGCCGACCGGCTCCGACGCGGCGACACCGCGGCGCAGCACCGAGCGCACCCGCAACACCAGCTCCCGCGGGCTGAACGGCTTCGTCACGTAGTCGTCGGCACCCAGCTCGAGCCCGGCGATCCGGTCGTCCTCCGAGCTCAACGCCGTCAGCATGATCACCGGCACCGAACCCTTCGCCCGCAACCGCCGGCAGACCTCGAGCCCGTCCACGCCGGGCAGCATCAGGTCGAGCACGACGAGATCCGGCCACCGCTCGCCGGCCAGCCGGAGCGCGGTCTCGCCGTCGGTCGCGTGCGTCGTCGCGTACCCGGCGTTGCGCAGGTACGTCACCACGACCTCGGCGACCGTCACGTCGTCCTCGACGACGAGGATGCTGGGCGCGTCTGTCGAGCTCATGCGCCGAGTCTAGGAACATTGGGCATCCTGCGAGGCTGCCCGCGCCCCACCGTCACCGATCGGTAAGGCGATCACAGCGGGCACGTCGCGGATTCGGCTAGCGTCGCCGTAGGGGTGATCCCCGACGGAAAGGCTGACGAG is part of the Tenggerimyces flavus genome and encodes:
- a CDS encoding TetR/AcrR family transcriptional regulator, coding for MARTKDLGIRTQLVERAGQMLRTREPITLRSLVAGTGVSTMAIYTYFGGMDGVWRALRQEGFTRLASRLTTVRMTADPVRDLAALGAAYLGNALDHPDLYRVMFDAAFELEDAAAADASLQALVKAAERAKQAGRFRADVDAQELATQCWTIGHGLASLVAVGPLPRTTLAHGVPLLTALFVSAGDDPDSCRQSVERGWRQLPKG
- a CDS encoding NAD(P)H-binding protein, which gives rise to MRILVTGATGNVGRLVVDELLARRPDPSVVVRALTTNPAKAALPENVEGLEVVTGFIGKLSTMPAALEGVDTLYLAPHQATAKEVVQLAKQAGVQRIVALSSTNADEEAKGDPSEWTYYATEHAVLTEGEGLRWTFLRAGQFMWNLLDNAEQIKTTGEVRAAYGKAAFAPVDIADIAAVAAKVLLTDGHDGEKYPLIGSETVSKIDATRVIGEVLGREIPFIELSREEARQTYLAAGLDEYVADWLLDNDAMGVDYPQPPDFTIERLTGRPAKTFKQFVSENRAVFE
- a CDS encoding TetR/AcrR family transcriptional regulator, which codes for MTTRAERREQTRQRILDAARSQFAEVGYDRATVRAVAKQAEVDPALVMQHFGSKDELFKQATQIPEQDLPDDPDELVELCLDLVGAKLSDGQQDAANALLRSMFTHPDATETLRDTTNAQIANFAKVARGRNAELRGAILLSALLGISIGRNLLKLNGLADAKSAELTKAIRGTVEGLVSSPGSPARSGTPARRSAR
- a CDS encoding RidA family protein, with product MTITLVNPNGLPKPDVYRQLSIATGSKLVFLAGQVARDAEGNKVGEGDFAAQVEQAYLNIGTALAEVGGSFNDVAKLTIYVVDWTPDKYPQLGEGVARAAAKLGVDPIKPITLLSVVGLGEPDLMVEVEATAVLD
- a CDS encoding Kelch repeat-containing protein, with translation MPVVLVILLLCAMGCSSPRSDWDTLAEARVPRTEVAAAAVGERIVVAGGFVAGGSTVATVEVFSTESGEWTAGPDLPVAVNHAMAATVDGTVFVFGGYLDDDSPSTGAYRLSESSWETVAPLPSGRAAGAAAVLDGSVYVFGGIGPGGLAAEMVVYDVAADRWSSAPGPPTRREHLGGAAAGGSLYAVGGRTAFPDGLAAFESYDPTTRRWTSQPPLPTARGGLAATATCAGHLVAAGGEGGLGTFAQVESFDPTTSTWRTLAAMPSPRHGLGLVAVGPTLYTLLGGPDPGLHVAPTTESLTLDNCPA
- a CDS encoding VOC family protein, producing MTEYATPTVVPFLMYEDGAAAIDFLTKAFGFNERYRLQNDDGSIGHAELSIGDDGVVFLASGLGAYESPKHHAENCERARSWQDTPYIINGVYLQVDDIHAHFDNAKAAGATILSAVEDSGHGVLYRAADLEGQRWMFSQRPDAAS
- a CDS encoding TetR/AcrR family transcriptional regulator C-terminal domain-containing protein codes for the protein MTEYSGTGDPARSIALLWRTSERTSRKGKPDLSVDRIAQAAIALADAQGLPALSMRRVAEQLGVGTMSLYTYIPGKAELIDVMLDTVYGETARPESVDGGWRGRLEQVARENWALTMRHPWMLQIVTVRPVLGPQQTEKYEYELQALEGIGLTDVEMDAALTVVLGHVNTSALGALSATEVMKRTGMTDDEWWTQSAPLLDRLMPADSEARYPLASRVGQAAGGYDPEHTFEFGLRAILDGIEALVGTRQ
- a CDS encoding TetR/AcrR family transcriptional regulator, which translates into the protein MSTEDPDLTARARIRNAALAEYADRGSRGMTIRGVAEKAGVSPALVQHHFGTKERLREECDDHVMRYIRGEVTSGIDERNIGDPRYVAAAYQNGPLYMRYLSRALVEGSPAAARTFDEMVDITEHYLKEHSGLKDADFRAQAAVFVAMKLGIVVLGSHVSRALGGDLYDLNASARVGRAGLDIIDPEFVGRDIADLARSGLDRYEHGDNS
- a CDS encoding ABC transporter permease; protein product: MTGTGALVKLILRRDRIILPVWILLTVMLPIGVANSTSGLYPDSAAMQDFADQANGNPAQLATRGLIYAANVGGLTAWTVGASAMLIGGLISLLLVIRHTRVEEENGRRELLGSTVVGRHAPLAAALIVVFGANLVIGVLAALGLIGVGLPAAGSFVLGLSLAFGGIMFAGAAAITTQLSANAATCRVLTFAGGALFFVLRGVGEVGGPATSWLAWLSPFGWIRLTRAYAGDHWLVFGLMIALTAVLVAVGFVLESRRDVASGYFAEKLGPATGAMASPFALAWRLHRNALVGRSVGFLLLGLLLGFAAKGLDAQLDTPQFRAFAEQIGGSGVKLSEAFFAFMIYVLSQLITGVAIIAALRMRTEEVSGRADPLLTAPVSRVAWAGSHLLMAVVSPAIVLLALGIGGGLSTGDLGRVVLASVAYLPATWVLVGIAVAFFGLAPRIAVAVTWTALGLFLFVDLLAEFRVISNATFLSPYVPVPDVLVPSSDSGLGLVWLTALAVGLVAVGLVSWRRRDVG
- a CDS encoding HNH endonuclease signature motif containing protein, which encodes MESTTCSNTIGTADGVSAWSMSDDQLTTALLDNQTALNQHEARRLELIREADSRNLGVTAGAANTAQWVAGVLRVPTAEAGAMVKLASHLDAELPATAQALASGEISVPHARVISRVVTMLPSHIATPELRSEVEATLLKNAAAFDPKVLSKVGNRLLETVAPDLADQVLELKLKQEEASAERDRFLRMSFDATSGTWRVTARLPKVVGERLKLVLDPLAAPQPGPDGRDTRFPEQRNVDALDEACRRLLAERLVPSHGGNPTQLVVTVTQTGGRTLHTGIELSRKIVDQLMCEADRTFLVKPEDQPGRVSILTDAQQRLFQGKLRRLLELRDGGCAFPGCDRPPGWCHAHHVTPWSKGGSTTRDNGVLLCGYHHRLIHQGAWQVRIALDGLPEFLPPDWIDPHQRPLRNHRLTPAA
- a CDS encoding ABC transporter ATP-binding protein; the protein is MTAAIEISKLVKTFGHTRALDGLELVVRQGEVHGFLGPNGAGKTTTIRVLLGLIKANGGSAKLLGGDPWQDATELHRRLAYVPGDVTLWPTLTGGEVVDLLGKLRGGIDPQRRKELIDRFELDPRKKCRTYSKGNRQKVALVAALASNVELLILDEPTSGLDPLMEAVFNECVQEERRAQRTVLLSSHILSEVETLCDRVSIIRSGRTVESGTLSELRHLTRTTITAEVRGSIDGLAEIPGVHELRIEGDRLDCQTDSAALAPVLAKLAAAGVTSMTCHPPTLEELFLRHYTDAPALAGAR
- a CDS encoding nuclear transport factor 2 family protein: MLGPREVFDRFQQATLAGTIGFDDLAEDVVIEWPFAPGGPARVEGRSEFVAFATPSRQALPVRFDEFRDVVVHETADPEVVVAEYTLVGTHLPSGRELAAPFVMVLRVRDGELVFCREYQNPLAMAEAAALAS